The Argentina anserina chromosome 3, drPotAnse1.1, whole genome shotgun sequence genome includes a region encoding these proteins:
- the LOC126787279 gene encoding extensin-2-like → MGALGQPRPSWLITMFYCLALCFLASTRVLATIPFTYSSPPLKHVVFPPLHVILPPYHYKSPPPPPRSPPLSPSPPPAYVYKSPPPPSPSPPPAYVYKSPPPPPPYVYKSPPPPSPSSPLPNVYKSPPPPSSSPPPPYVYKSPPPPSPSSPLPNVYKSPPPPSPSPPPPYVYKFPPPPSHSPPPPYVYKSPPPPSPSPPPPYIYKSPPPPSPSPPPPYVYKSPPPPSPSPPPPSPSPPPPYVNKSPPPPSPSPPPPNVYKSPPPPSSSPPPPYVYKSPPPPSPSPPPPPSPSPPPPYIYKSPPPPSPSPPPPYVYKSPPPPSPSPPPPYVYKSPPPPSPSPPPPYNYKSPPPPTRSPPKPRTPPKTHSPPPYVYKSPPPSSSSPPPPYIYKSPPPPSPSTPPPYVYKSPPPPSPSPPPPYVYKSPPPPSPSPPSPYNYKSPPPPTHYKSPPPPTRSPPPTRSPPKPHSPPPTPSPPKPRSPPPTRSPSKTRSPRSPPPKTRSPPSYHYKSPPPLHRY, encoded by the coding sequence ATGGGAGCCTTGGGACAGCCAAGGCCATCTTGGCTCATTACCATGTTTTATTGTTTGGCATTGTGTTTCTTAGCTAGTACTAGAGTTCTTGCCACTATTCCTTTCACTTACTCTTCACCACCACTAAAGCATGTTGTGTTCCCTCCACTGCATGTGATACTTCCTCCGTATCACTACAAGTCTCCCCCACCACCCCCTCGCTCACCCCCTCTATCACCTTCACCGCCACCTGCATACGTCTACAAGTCTCCACCACCCCCATCACCTTCACCGCCACCTGCATACGTCTACAAGTCTCCACCACCCCCACCTCCATATGTTTACAagtctccaccaccaccatcaccttCCAGCCCTCTTCCCAATGTTTACAAATCACCACCACCCCCATCATCTTCCCCACCGCCTCCATATGTTTACAagtctccaccaccaccatcaccttCCAGCCCTCTTCCCAATGTTTACAAATCACCACCACCCCCATCACCTTCCCCACCGCCTCCATATGTTTACAAgtttccaccaccaccatcacattcaccaccaccaccatacGTTTATaagtcaccaccaccaccatctccaTCACCACCTCCTCCTTACATTTACAAGTCTCCACCACCTCCATCGCCATCCCCACCTCCTCCATACGTTTACAAGTCTCCACCCCCACCTTCACCTTCACCACCCCCACCATCACCTTCACCACCTCCACCATACGTCAACAAGTCCCCGCCTCCCCCTTCTCCGTCACCGCCACCTCCAAATGTTTACAaatctccaccaccaccatcttcATCACCGCCTCCACCATATGTTTACAAGTCCCCACCTCCTCcatctccatcaccaccacctcctccttcCCCGTCACCTCCTCCTCCCTACATTTATAAGTCACCTCCACCACCCTCAccctcacctcctcctccATACGTATACAAGTCACCACCTCCACCTTCCccatcaccaccacctccaTACGTGTACAAGTCTCCCCCTCCACCATCTCcttcacctcctcctccttataACTACAAGTCTCCTCCTCCCCCAACCCGCTCTCCCCCTAAACCCCGCACTCCCCCCAAAACCCACTCTCCTCCCCCATACGTCTACAAGTCACCACCTCCTTCTTCCTCGTCACCTCCTCCTCCCTACATTTATAAGTCACCTCCACCACCCTCACCCTCAACTCCTCCTCCATACGTATACAAGTCACCACCTCCACCTTCCccatcaccaccacctccaTATGTGTACAAGTCTCCCCCTCCACCATCTCCTTCACCTCCTTCTCCTTACAACTACAAGTCTCCTCCTCCCCCAACCCACTACAAGTCCCCTCCACCTCCAACCCGCTCTCCTCCCCCAACTCGCTCTCCCCCTAAACCCCACTCTCCTCCCCCAACCCCCTCTCCCCCGAAACCCCGCTCTCCTCCCCCAACCCGCTCTCCCTCTAAAACCCGCTCTCCCCGCTCTCCTCCCCCCAAAACCCGCTCTCCTCCCTCATACCACTACAAGTCCCCTCCACCTCTACATCGCTACTAA